A region of the Terriglobales bacterium genome:
GTTCAAAATGACGTAGTGTCCCACCTGTATTGGCTTGGGCGCGTGCGCGGAAGCCGACAAGTGTCCAACATGCGAAGGCACCGGAGAAGTACCCAGCGATGAATTAGTGAGTGACGAACCGTGCTAACCGCAAATCGCGATCGAGAGCCCAACATCATGAGACCAGTCGAGAAACGCTACCGCAACTTTTGCGAACATATTGCTGCCGTTTGTGAAACCGAAGCTAGAGCTTACGAGGAGCATCCGGGTCTCCACGACGGCGATTTTCAATTCATCAGCTCTCTGCGGGCCAAGTGCGATGAATGGCGCCAGCAACTGCGCCGAATGGAAGGCGCTTATCCGGATCGAGAGGCTTGATCTCCGGAACCCGTGAACACACTCTTAAGATCGGGTGCACTATCCCCGGAAGAAAAAGATTAATGAACTTTTGCGTCCGGCACGTCGAGCCCGGCCGTTATCGGGTTGAATTCGAGCAGGACGGAAAGGACACTCATGCAAAAACATCCAACGCCGACGAAACATGAGTCTCCAGCCGTGGTCAACCTAACGGAAGATGCAGTCCCGTCGCGCCACGCGACGGGACTGCTCGACCTTGAATTGAGGGAAAGCGAAGAACGCTATCGCACCTTGTTCAACCTGGTCCCTGTTGCCGTCTATTGCTGCGATGCCGCAGGTGTGATTCAGAATTGCAATCGCCGTGCCGTAGAACTCTGGGGCCGCCAGCCGGCACCAGGGGATACCGACGAAAAATTCTGTGGCTCGTTCAAGTTGTTCCGGCCGGACGGCACCTTTATGCCCCATGAGCAGTGTCCGATGGCCGAGGTAGTAAGCGGAAAATTGCGGGAGGTGCGTGACGCCGAAGTGCTCATCGAGCGGCCTGATGGCACGAAGATAACCGTGGTCGTGAATATCCTTCCGCTGAAGAACGAACGAGGAGAGGTCACGGGAGCCATTAATTGCTTTTACGACATCACCAAACGCAAAGCGACCGACGTATTGGTCGATTCGCAGAGGCAAGCTCTCCAACTGTTGGCCGAGGGCGCGCCGCTCGAAGAAGTGCTGAAATTCCTGATCGGCGTGGTGGAGCACCACTCTGCTGAGGGCATGCTCGCTTCCATCGCGCTCTTGAATGAAGCTGGCACGCACTTCCAGCGCGGCATTGGCGTGAGTTTGCCGGAAGCTTTCAACGCGGCGGTCGAAGGCGTGCCGGTTAGTTCGCCGACTGGGCTCTGTGCGGCTGCCCTGCGCCGTCGGCAAGCAGTGGCAGTTCACGATTTCAATGAGACCGCGTGGCGGCCCTTCGGAGAATTCGTTGCGCCTTATGGGCTGCGCTCGGGGTGGTCCGTTCCCATCATTTCCTCCAGCGGGAAAACGCTCGGCACGTTTGCCAACTACTATCGCGACGCCGGCGATCCGACGCCGCAAAACCGGGAATTAGTGGACATGGTCGCTCGCACCGCGGCGATCGCTATTGAGCGCAAGCAGGCTGAGGAAGCCTTACGCGAAGCCGGAGAACGTTTCCGTTTCATGGCCGAATCCGTGCCGCAGAAAATGTTCACAGCCAAACCGAACGGCGAGGTCGACTATCTCAATCGGCAGTGGGCGGAATGCACGGGTCTCACTTTCGATCAGATGAAGGACTGGGGCTGGACACAGTTCATCCATCCGGACGATGTGGCGGAGAACGCCGGCCGTTGGCAGCACTCAATTGATTCCGGCAACCCGTTTCAGTTCGAGCACCGCTTCCGGCGCGCCGATGGCACTTATCGCTGGCACCTCAGTCGCGCTTTGCCCATGCGAGATGGCAACCGCGATATCACTATGTGGATCGGCTCGAGTACCGATATTCAAACGATTCGCGAGCAGGAAGAGCGGCTGCGGAGAACTGAGAAAATGGCTGCGGCCGGCCAGCTTGCCGCCACTATGGCGCACGAAATTAACAACCCTTTAGCGTCGGTCACGAATTCGCTGTACCTCCTTCAGACCGACCCGAACCTCAACGCAGAAGCCCGCTTCTTCGTGACCACGGCGTCCACGGAGCTCGCCCGCATCTCTCGCATTGTCAAGCAGAGCTTGTCGTACTACCGGGTGGGAACAATTCCCCGCGATCTGGATCTGGGTGGCATCGTGAACGAGTCTCTGCAAATCTTCAGTGAAAGATTGCAGCGGTCGGGCATCGAGTTGAACGCGAGGATCGATAAAGGCGCGGTGCTGGTCGGCTTCCCAGACGAGCTGCGCCAGGTGATAGACAACTTGCTGCTCAATGCGCTGGAAGCCATGCCGACTGGCGGCCGTTTGGGTGTGTCCGTGCATGAGTCGTTCGACTGGACGCATGATCCTAGCGATCGACAGGGCATACGGCTGACGATTGCCGATACGGGATGTGGTGTCCCCAAGGACTATCGCAGCAAGATTTTTGAGCCATTCTTCACCACCAAGCCCGAAAAAGGAAACGGACTTGGACTTTGGATTTTGCAGGGCATCATCTCAAAACATGACGGCGTCATGAGTTTCCGCAGTTCTGATGGCGCCGGCAAGAGCGGAACGACGATATCCGTATTCCTGCCTTCCCATTCCCGGGCCCAACGTAAATCGCAGCACTCACAGTCCGAGTTCGCCGCCTAGGAGCCAATGGCAAAAGGCGCCGTCGGCGCCAGCTTGTGAAGAGGTCTGGCGAGGAGATTTTGGAACTCACTTCGCTCCAACTCGGGTTGGCGTGAATCTGCCCCGGCCGTTCGGAGGAATTCACTTCGCCCGACCGCTTCAAGGATTCGTGTTCATTTCCTCCAGCAGCATTCCTCGCATGGCTCTGAGCCTTTCCAGCAGCGCTTGGGGAAGACTTGCGGCCATGCCGGGATTGTCGACAATATCGGCGAGTTCTTCATGTACCTGATGAATCCGATCGTTGAACTTATGTGACATACCTGGATCTACCTCATTGCGGTAATCAGCTCGCAGGGGCCAGTGCTTGATCGTAATCGTGAACGAAGCGCTCAATTCCTTGCGTGGTAAGCGAATGCGAGACGTCGAACGATTCCCAGGGCTGCTCCAGGTCAAGCTTTTCGTAGGGAATCGTGTCTCCAATCCACCTATGCATGACCGGAGGGCCCACAACGGGAAAGTTTGCGATGGCCCATTGGCTCAGAACTGATGACGGGACCGTTACCAGATCAACGTCGAGGGAGAGGCAGCAAAGAAGATGTTCCAGGCAGCGAACGCTTGCTGCCAGAAGAAGCACGTGTCCGTCTCCCTGGAGAAACATCCGCTGAATATTCTTCACCAAATCGATTCCTGGCTTGCCGATTTCATCGAGACGTCCAATGAACGGAGAAACATACACTGGGCTTGCGGTTCCCCTCGTGGCCGCATAGACCGCTGCTGCCTGCTGTTGCGAAAAGCACAAGGTCATATTCACTCGCATCCCACTCGCAACCGACATCTGTGCCGCGCGAATCCCTTCGGCCGTGCATGGATATTTGATATATGCGTTGTCGATCCATGCGTACATCTCGCGTCCCTGTTCAAACATGTGCTCGGCGGGAGTAGTCGAATCGGCGAATACTTCTATGGAAACGCCCGCAGATCCAACCAGTGGGGAAATGCGCTGAACGATGCTTCTATATTCCTCGTCCTCCTGGTGAGAAGTGAATCGGCGCCCCGACGCGAGATATTTCACGATGTGCGGATTCGAGGCAATCAGAGACGGGTTCGTTGTTTGTCCATCCAGATACCCGAGCAGGCCCCTGATTCGGACCGTCTCATCTGGATCACCACTATCGAGCAGGACACGAGTTTTAGGACGATTGATCATCTTGTACACCTACGCTTCTGGCAAACTGGACTATGCTATTTCGCATCTGCAGGGGCGTGACGGATATCTTCTGGCTTCGCTGCGACGTCACTCTTGACCGGCAATCCTCTGAAACTGAGCTTGAGCAGAAACAGAAGAAAAAGAACCACGCCAAGTATGATTGCGATTCCGATCGCAGTGACTGCGGCTCCGCTCATTGCTAACAGCACTTCTTCACCACCCACCCGGCGAAACGCCGGTCCGAATGCACCTGCGGGAAGAGTATTGCTTTTCCATAATCCGATGCGCTGAGCTGTTTTATACAGTGCCGGTTCGGCGGCAAGCGCCTAATGGAAGTGTGTACCAGGAAATCAGGATCAGAATGGCTCTCTCAAATGTCATGTTTAGGCGTCAGACAGCTTCTGCTGTGCTCAACCAAAGCTGCAGAATCTCAGATCTTTGTCATCTGAGTGTGGCTGACGGGATGCAGATGTTGGCATTCGCTTGCGTGCCAACCATCGCTGCCTTCCTGATCTGTTTCGCAATAACCATGAGCCGCTAGTTCGAAACATAGAGACATCGGCAACCCCACGATGCTCGCAGCCTGGGGTTTCGTAGCGAGGACAAGACATGAACTTGGTCATATTCGGCGCGAGCGGAGGCACGGGGCGCGCCCTCGTGGAGCAAGCGCTTGACCGAGGGCACACCGTCACAGCTTTTGTGCGCAAGGCTTCTCGAATGCACATCAAGCACGGACGACTGAGGCTTGCCATTGGGGACGTGCTCGACTATGGCATGGTCGAAGCTGCCATCGCCGGACAGGACGCGGTTCTCTCAGCGCTCGGCCACAAACGATGGCTGATTAAGACTTCCATATTGTCCAGGGGTACCAGGAATATCGTTGCGGCCATGACTAAGTGCAAGGTGCGAAGGTTTGTGTGTGAAACCTCGCTTGGAGTAGGCGACAGCCGGGGTCGACTGGGGATCCTGTATACGTTCTTCCTGATTCCTCTCCTGCTCTACTTCTACTTTCAGGATAAGGAACTGCAAGAAAAGTGCATCATGCAAAGCAGCCTGGATTGGATCATTGTTCGTCCAGCCGCGCTGACCAACGGCAAACAGACTGGCGCAGTTCGCGAAGGCAAGGACATCGGGAGCTTCTTGTTCACGCATAGGATTTCGCGAGCCGACGTCGCGTCATTCATGCTGTCAGAGGTGAAAGATGATCGATATGTGAAAGATACGCCTGGCGTTGAGTCCGGCGTGAGCAGCTTAACAACCGGCTACTTGCGTTGAAACAACATTCTTTCGAGCGGGGTGATACCGAACGCGGGCAAGCGGAGCGCGGCTACATGTGCAAAATCGCTCAGCACACATCCCTAATTGCTGCGTACGATTCAACCATGTCCAGAAGACTGCAGAAAAGCAAGAGACGGCCTAAGAAAGTAAAGAAACCGATCATTGTGCACCTTCCCGCCGCCGCATAAGCTGGAGAGGTAATGCCTTCAGAACCGGCGCGAGGGTACCAATCAACGTGTGCACTTCTGCTCAGAATAGCATCGACACAGAGAGTATTGTGTCGACATGACGAGTGCTAACATCGCGCAATGCCCTTTGTGCAAGGGAGTGGGAACGGTGAATGGGGCTATGATCTGCCCAAGATGTGATGGAGATGGAATTCTGGACGCGACGGTTATCGCAGCGGAGCGTCGCGGGCGACAGCAAGAGCAAAGCGCAAATTCCTCAGCGCTTGACTAGTCGAGTAGATAGACGCCCATTAAACCAAGCTATTCTTCGTTTGACTCTTGAGTAGTATCGGCGTAGGGTTGGACATGAGTGACAGTTCCTACCCTCTTTCAGACCCTCTGAACTAAGTCAGTCCTTCTGAAGTTCTCCCCTCTTAGCGACCGACCACAACCTTAAGGAGGTTGCAATGTTTGCTCGTAATGTCTCTATTCATCTGAAGCCGAACACACTCAACGATTTCAAGCAGACGTTCGAAAAGGAAATCGTACCCATGCTGCGCAAACAGGCGGGATTCCGCGACGAACTTGCTCTGTCGGGCGATAGCGATACCTACGTGACCGCGATTAGCTTCTGGGACTCCAAGGAGCAAGCCGATACCTACAACAGCAGCACGTATCCGAACGTCTTGAAGACGTTGGATAGGTATCTGGATGGTCCACCTAAAGTGCGCTCTTCGGCCGTGATCAGTTCCACTTCCCACAATGTGACCGCAGCCCAAGTTGTAGCCGCCTAAGCTCGACTATGCGGATGAGAAGCGCCAACATCGCGCCTTCTCATCCGGCATCTAAACGAACCCTGACTCGGAAAGAGCATCTCCCGTGCAACCTGATCCTCAGCGATTCGAGAATCAGAAGATTCTCGAACAGACAAATGCGCGCCAGGCAGAGTTGGATGAGGCTTCGCGTGGCGTGGCGAATGAAGGCTGTCCCAATGAGCCTGTGTCAAGCGTTCCCGATGCTACAGGATATTCGGGCGCAGATGATGCTGCGGAGCGACAGTAGCTTCATCTGTAGGCGATTTAAATCGTTCCGTTGAGAAGTTATCGATCCTCTCCTGCCGGTCCAAAACTGTATAAAACTGCTCAGTCAGACCTCGCTTGATGGCCTATAAGTTACACAGCCTCTTCCGTACGGAGCAGTAAGCAGATCAGGAGATCAATATGGCGACTCCGGCGAGAACAACGCAAGTCAGCGGGATCTACGAAACGTTAGGACAATTGATTCAGAATCCCAAGTCGTTGGGTTTGCGGGAACAACTTCCACCGCGTGTTCTAGCCGTGTTGACCAGCACGCGAGAGATTCTTCGGGAAGAGATGAACGGGAGAGCGCCGATAGCTGGCGGAGAGAACGATTTGGCCGCCGAGTTGTCTCAGGATGCCGATACGCAACACGGCATTCCCGAAGAAGGACAGAACGAAATGTCTTTCAACCGGCTGCTGTGCCTTCGAATGGAGCAACTTCACTTGAGCAACTACGACGTTGCCGTCAGCCTTGGCTGCACTATCCAGCATGTGTGCGACTTAATAACTGGGGTCAGGGAGCCAACAGAGCTGCACATTGCAGAGCTTGCATTGCTATTTGGAGTGACTCAAGACAGCCTTGCGACAGCCGGGAAGCCGACGATGTACCGTCTGGCCGCAACGGTTTAGCTGCGCGGCATCCAGCGCGTTAGAAGCGGCCACCGAGCCCTCTGGGGGTTAACGAGATGTTGAGTCCTTTGAAAATTGGGACTGTTCTTGTGCAGACTAACACGTTCATTCCCGATTCGGTCTGGGTGCAAATGGAAACCTTCTGTGCCGGCTGGCAGGCGATCACGAACTTAAATGGCGACGATCTGGATCGGCAGATTCGCGATGGTGGCTGGAATTTCATTTTTATGGGTGGCGCGCTTCAAGGCACTTCCTGGGGATCCTGGGGCGGTACTGCCATTCGCTCCGCAGCAATTCGAGTCTTGAAGAGAACCCAGGCGACGAAGCTCAATGCATTTGAGATCACTGGTATCCACGCCAGGCGCTTTCTTGGAGTTCCGTACGTGGTTGTGACCGGCCATTCACGTCACGTGCAGAAGAGCACAGTATTGCAAAACATCGCGGAACGGATTCATCAGACCGCACGAGCTATGCCGAGTTCAACTTCCGACGGAGTAAGCGTTGCCCCCGTGCCTGCTCCAGCAGTTGCAAAGTGATCATTCCCGCCGATGGAGACGCGGATCTGTTTAGAGTGCTCTCGCGTCTATCGACCTGCTACGCCAATTTGGCAGGAGTATCCACTCCACTATCGAGCGGTACACTTGCGCGGTTCGGCGGCGGAGTTGCTCCTTCGTCCGCGTTTGGAGACTCTTGCGAATGACCTGGCGTGGCTGGAACCGTCACAGGCGGTCGATTCCGACGCGTCTCCGCCGGATTGGCGTGAGCAACTGCACAGTTGGGCGTTAATAAGAAAGCAGCAGGGACGCCCGTCTCTAAATGACGGAATCTACGTGTGCTTGGGGTCTCCTCCGTTCCAGAGCAGCAAATACTACAACGTACGAAGCGAGGTGAAGTGCAACCTAGAACATGCATTGGCGACGAGTGGCTCCCCGTAATCGGGACAGCCGAACCACCAACTATGGGGAAAAGACTGTGAGACCGGTCGAGACGCTGTACCGCAACTTTTGCGAGCGCCTTGCGCACGTTTGCGAGACTGAGGCCAAAGTCTACGAGGAACATCCGAGTCTACATGACGAAGACTCTCAACTCATCAGTTCGCTGCGAGCCAAGAGCAATGAATGGCGCAAGCAACTGGAACGAATGGAGGCCGCTCGAAAGGGAGCGAGCGTCTAGAGAAATCGAGAAGATATGGGTTGAAACAACCGTTCAACGTAATCTGGCCCTGGTCATGGGGAAATTTACAGCCCAGGACGTGTGAACTCTCTGGGGACTGCCGGAGGTTTCTGACTAAATCACCGGGGCATCCTCGACGCTTAGGCGCCCGTGAAAATCTTAAGCCTCGGGGTGCACGATTTTAGATCTGCAGGGGCACTGCTCGTGTGGGAGCGCCACGTTCGGAACCATCTGCTGACCAGTCGTTTTGGGGCCCCAAGCGCTTTGAACTTGATGTCAGTTCCTGCAGCCATTGAAAAGCTGGAAGAGACAACATCCCTTCCGGGCAGCGCCAACGCCAATTCCCCCTCGCGCGGCCGGGTACATTCATCCGAGTTTCTGCTCCGAGGTTTAGGAGATCCTGCAACGGAGCAATCGCCAGCGCCGCAATCGACGACCACGTGAGATGCATCAGCGCCGGAGCCGCCTCGGCGCTCGCGCCTGGTGCGCGTTTGAGGTAACTCCAAAAGTTCTGCCGTTGGTAATCGGGCGATTCTTCGTACCATTCTCGCGTAGGGGCATTGTCATGGGTGCCGGTGTACGCGACGGTGTTGGGTACAAAATTGTGGGGAAGATAGGGATTATCTGCATGGCCGTCGAAGGCGAACTGCAGAACTCGCGTTCCCGGCACTTGAAATTGGTCGCGCAGTACTTGAACGTCCGGAGTAATGACACCCAGATCTTCGGCGATGAACGGCAGGCGGCCCAGCTCCTTACGCACTGCTTCAAACAGGTGAGCGCCCGGACCCTCTACCCATTTCCCGGACTGAGCCGTTGATGCTCCGGCTGGAACGTGCCACGCGGCCGCGAATCCGCGGAAATGATCCAGGCGAACTACATCCACGTGAGCGAGCAGGGCGCGCAGCCGGTCTATCCACCATCGATAACCGGTTGCACGAAGGGCATCCCAGTTGTAAACGGGATTGCCCCACAACTGTCCCTGCACGCTGAAATAGTCGGGAGGGACACCGGCGACGAAGCGTGGCCGGCGCTGCTCGTCGAGCAGAAACAACTCCGGGTCCGCCCAAACATCACTGGAATCTGGCGAGACAAAGAAAGGTAGATCACCGATCAGGCTCACGCCTTTGGAGTGCGCGTGTTCCTTGAGTTCATCGCCCTGGCGGAACAGCAGAAATTGTGCAAAGCGAACTTGATCGATTTGAGTTGCCAGCTCCCGCCGCACGGTGGCAAGAGCGTCCGGACTGCGCTGAACCAGCTCTTCCGGCCATTCGAGATAATAAGCGCCGTGATATTTGGCTTTCAGCGCCCGAAATAGCGCGTAGTCTTCCAGCCAATGCTCATGTTGAGCGCAGAACTCATCGTATGCGGGACGTAGATCCTTGCGCTCTCCGGTCTGGAAGTTTGTCCATGCTTTTTCGAGGAGTTTGTTCTTAAATGGGATTACGGCGTCGTAGTCCACCACATCCGCAGCAAAGTTACACTCGCAATCCGCCGCCTTGAGCAACCCCTCCAGAATCAGGCAGCCAGGGCTGATCATCATGGCGTTTCCGGCAAACGATGACATCGACTGATATGGAGAATTCCCATAACCGGTCGGTCCGAGCGGCAGAGCCTGCCACCATCTCTGGCCCGCATAATGAAGACGATCCACCCAGGAGAACGCCGACGATCCCAGATCGCCAATGCCATATTGGGACGGCAGAGACGTGACGTGTAACAACAAACCGGAAGCCCGGTAGTCGCGTGGAAATGGAGGAACATTCACGGGCAGGCCGTTGCTGCTCATTGCTATGCTCCGGACTCCAGCGCGCTGTTCACCATTTCCTCCGCTTCGCTCACGATCGCATTCAGATGCGACTCGCTCTTGAAGCTCTCCGCGTAAATCTTGTAGATGTTCTCGGTGCCGGAGGGGCGGGCCGCAAACCAGCCGCTTTTTGCGACGACTTTCAGCCCGCCAATCGGAGCTTGATTGCCCGGCGCCTTGGTCAGCTTGCCGGTGATTGGCTCGCCGGCCAACTCCGATTCCTTGACTGCATCGGGTGAGAGCTTCTGCAATTTTGCTTTTTGTTCTGGCGTGGCCTGCGCGTCGATGCGTGTGTAGTACGGCGTGCCGAACTCTGCTGTCAGTTCCCGGTAGTGCTCCCCGGGATCCTTATCCGTGCGGGCGGTGATCTCTGCGGCCAGAAGGTCCATGATGGGTCCATCTTTGTCGGTGGTCCACACGGTTCCATCGAGGCGAAGAAAACTTGCTCCGGCGCTCTCTTCTCCTCCGAAACAGTAGGAGCCATCTACGAGTCCCGAAACGAACCACTTGAATCCTACCGGCACTTCGCGCAGCTCACGGCCGAGCCTTTTGACAACCCTGTCAATCATGCTGCTGCTTACCAGCGTCTTTCCTACAGCGGATTCCGGACGCCACCGCGGTCGGTGTGTGAGCAAGTATTGGATCGCCACCGCGAGGTAATGGTTCGGGTTCATCAAGCCCGCGCTGGGAGTGACAATCCCGTGCCGGTCCGAATCGGGATCGTTGGCGAAGGCAACCTGGTACTGATCTTTCAGCCCTACGAGCCGGGCCATAGCGTACGGACTGGAACAATCCATGCGGATTTTGCCATCGTGGTCCACGGTCATGAACGAGAAGGTTGGGTCAATGGTCGGATTGACAACGGTGACTTCCAGTCCGTAAATCGAATTGATTGGTTCCCAATACGGTCTTGCCGCTCCTCCCAGGGGGTCCACGCCAAGTTTGAGGCGGGCATCGCGAATGGCGTCGATATCCACGACGTTCTTGAGATCGCGAACGTAGGGCATGACAAAGTCTTCCTGGTGCGTGCTAGCGGCTCGGATGGCTCTGCTGAACGGAATGCGCTTTACCTCCGCATTTCCTGCGCGCAACAATTCGTTCGCTCGATCCTGGACCCAACCTGTGACGTCGGTATCGGCCGGGCCGCCGTTGGGTGGGTTGTACTTGAAGCCTCCATCTTCGGGTGGATTGTGTGAGGGCGTGATCACGATGCCGTCCGCAAAGTGGTCCTTACGATCGCGGTTGTACACGAGAATCGCTCGCGAGATGACAGGAGTCGGAGTTACACCATCATCCTGCTGGATGATCGTCTCGACGTTGTTCGCGGCGAGAACCTCGAGTGCCGTACGCTGTGCCGGGCCTGAGAGCGCGTGGGTATCCTTTCCCATATAAAGAGGACCGTCTGTTCCCTGCTCTCGGCGGTACTCGCAGATCGCCTGCGTAATCGCCAGGATGTGGGCTTCGGTGAATGTGCCGTGCAGTGGCGAGCCGCGATGTCCGCTGGTGCCGAAAGCGACGAGCTGGTTAGGATCGCTGGCGTCGGGTCGGCGCTCGAAGTACTCTTTCTCCAGGCGAGCGACGTCGATCAGCATCTCCCTGGGGGCCGGTTTGCCGGCTAGGGGTGAGAGTGTTGGCGCGTTTACTGTCGGCTGCGTTTCTAGGGTATGGGGCATTGTTCCACCTTCCAGATATCTGCTGCATATTCGGCGATCGTGCGGTCGCTCGAGAATTTTCCCGAACTTGCCACGTTCAGGATAGCCTTCCGCGCCCACTCGTCGGGATTGCCATAGAGCTCGCCGAGCCGGTCTTGCGCCTGACAGTAAGAGGTGAGATCGGCGAGGTGCATGTAGTGATCTCCGTTGGTTAGGAGAGTGTCGCGCAGCGGAGCAAATGTTCCCGGTTCGTAACGGCTGAAGTAATCAGAGAAGATGAGGTCGAGAGCTGCGCGTGTCTCCGGCTCGTGTTCGTAGTGCCAATTCGGGTTATACCAGCCACGGCTCTTTTCAACCTGATCTACCGTGAGGCCGAACAGAAACATGTTCTCCTCCCCGGCTTCCTCGGCCATCTCGATGGTGGCGCCGTCGCGCGTTCCGACTGTGAGCGCTCCGTTCATCATAAACTTCATGTTGCTGGTGCCGCTGGCTTCATAGCCCGCGGTCGAGATCTGGTTTGAAACATCGCTGGCTGGAATCAGCCGCTCCGCCAGCGAAACGTTGTACTCAGGCAGAAAAACAACTTTGATTCGACCGCGTACAAGAGGATCGCCGTCAATGGTGCCCGCGAGGTTGTTGATGAATTTTATGATGAGCTTCGCCAAGCGGTAAGCTGGTGCCGCTTTACCGGCGAAGAAGAATGTCCGCGGCACCATTTCCACATCGGGATTCTCCCGCAGCCGGTTATAAACAACGACGATCCGCAGCGCATTCAGCAGTTGCCGCTTGTATTCGTGGATGCGTTTCACCTGGCAGTCGAAGATGGTATCCGGGTCCACGATCTGTCCCGATGTCGATTTGAGCCAATTGGCAAACTGAGCCTTGGCCTCGCGTTTCGAACTGAGGAACGCTTCACGAAAGCTGCGGTTATCAGCAAACGGCTTGAGGTCGTTGAGTCGGCTAAGGTCGGTGATCCAGCGATCGCCAAGTACATCTGTGATGGCACTCGCCAGTGCGGGATTCGCTTCCAGCAGCCAGCGTCGTGGCGTCACCCCGTTGGTTTTGTTGCTGAAGCGTTCAGGAAACATTTCGGCCAGATCTTTAACCGTGGTCGTGCGCAGCAGTTTCGAGTGGACAGCAGCCACTCCGTTCGTGCTGTGGGATCCCACTATCGCCAAGTTGGCCATGCGGATTTTGCGCGTCCTTCCCTCTTCCACCACACTGATGCGTTCGACGCGTCCCTCGTCGCCCGGAAAGCGGACGCGGGTTT
Encoded here:
- a CDS encoding SDR family oxidoreductase → MNLVIFGASGGTGRALVEQALDRGHTVTAFVRKASRMHIKHGRLRLAIGDVLDYGMVEAAIAGQDAVLSALGHKRWLIKTSILSRGTRNIVAAMTKCKVRRFVCETSLGVGDSRGRLGILYTFFLIPLLLYFYFQDKELQEKCIMQSSLDWIIVRPAALTNGKQTGAVREGKDIGSFLFTHRISRADVASFMLSEVKDDRYVKDTPGVESGVSSLTTGYLR
- a CDS encoding PAS domain S-box protein; translated protein: MQKHPTPTKHESPAVVNLTEDAVPSRHATGLLDLELRESEERYRTLFNLVPVAVYCCDAAGVIQNCNRRAVELWGRQPAPGDTDEKFCGSFKLFRPDGTFMPHEQCPMAEVVSGKLREVRDAEVLIERPDGTKITVVVNILPLKNERGEVTGAINCFYDITKRKATDVLVDSQRQALQLLAEGAPLEEVLKFLIGVVEHHSAEGMLASIALLNEAGTHFQRGIGVSLPEAFNAAVEGVPVSSPTGLCAAALRRRQAVAVHDFNETAWRPFGEFVAPYGLRSGWSVPIISSSGKTLGTFANYYRDAGDPTPQNRELVDMVARTAAIAIERKQAEEALREAGERFRFMAESVPQKMFTAKPNGEVDYLNRQWAECTGLTFDQMKDWGWTQFIHPDDVAENAGRWQHSIDSGNPFQFEHRFRRADGTYRWHLSRALPMRDGNRDITMWIGSSTDIQTIREQEERLRRTEKMAAAGQLAATMAHEINNPLASVTNSLYLLQTDPNLNAEARFFVTTASTELARISRIVKQSLSYYRVGTIPRDLDLGGIVNESLQIFSERLQRSGIELNARIDKGAVLVGFPDELRQVIDNLLLNALEAMPTGGRLGVSVHESFDWTHDPSDRQGIRLTIADTGCGVPKDYRSKIFEPFFTTKPEKGNGLGLWILQGIISKHDGVMSFRSSDGAGKSGTTISVFLPSHSRAQRKSQHSQSEFAA
- the malQ gene encoding 4-alpha-glucanotransferase, which translates into the protein MSSNGLPVNVPPFPRDYRASGLLLHVTSLPSQYGIGDLGSSAFSWVDRLHYAGQRWWQALPLGPTGYGNSPYQSMSSFAGNAMMISPGCLILEGLLKAADCECNFAADVVDYDAVIPFKNKLLEKAWTNFQTGERKDLRPAYDEFCAQHEHWLEDYALFRALKAKYHGAYYLEWPEELVQRSPDALATVRRELATQIDQVRFAQFLLFRQGDELKEHAHSKGVSLIGDLPFFVSPDSSDVWADPELFLLDEQRRPRFVAGVPPDYFSVQGQLWGNPVYNWDALRATGYRWWIDRLRALLAHVDVVRLDHFRGFAAAWHVPAGASTAQSGKWVEGPGAHLFEAVRKELGRLPFIAEDLGVITPDVQVLRDQFQVPGTRVLQFAFDGHADNPYLPHNFVPNTVAYTGTHDNAPTREWYEESPDYQRQNFWSYLKRAPGASAEAAPALMHLTWSSIAALAIAPLQDLLNLGAETRMNVPGRARGNWRWRCPEGMLSLPAFQWLQELTSSSKRLGPQNDWSADGSERGAPTRAVPLQI
- a CDS encoding transaldolase family protein, which gives rise to MINRPKTRVLLDSGDPDETVRIRGLLGYLDGQTTNPSLIASNPHIVKYLASGRRFTSHQEDEEYRSIVQRISPLVGSAGVSIEVFADSTTPAEHMFEQGREMYAWIDNAYIKYPCTAEGIRAAQMSVASGMRVNMTLCFSQQQAAAVYAATRGTASPVYVSPFIGRLDEIGKPGIDLVKNIQRMFLQGDGHVLLLAASVRCLEHLLCCLSLDVDLVTVPSSVLSQWAIANFPVVGPPVMHRWIGDTIPYEKLDLEQPWESFDVSHSLTTQGIERFVHDYDQALAPAS
- the pgm gene encoding phosphoglucomutase (alpha-D-glucose-1,6-bisphosphate-dependent), which produces MPHTLETQPTVNAPTLSPLAGKPAPREMLIDVARLEKEYFERRPDASDPNQLVAFGTSGHRGSPLHGTFTEAHILAITQAICEYRREQGTDGPLYMGKDTHALSGPAQRTALEVLAANNVETIIQQDDGVTPTPVISRAILVYNRDRKDHFADGIVITPSHNPPEDGGFKYNPPNGGPADTDVTGWVQDRANELLRAGNAEVKRIPFSRAIRAASTHQEDFVMPYVRDLKNVVDIDAIRDARLKLGVDPLGGAARPYWEPINSIYGLEVTVVNPTIDPTFSFMTVDHDGKIRMDCSSPYAMARLVGLKDQYQVAFANDPDSDRHGIVTPSAGLMNPNHYLAVAIQYLLTHRPRWRPESAVGKTLVSSSMIDRVVKRLGRELREVPVGFKWFVSGLVDGSYCFGGEESAGASFLRLDGTVWTTDKDGPIMDLLAAEITARTDKDPGEHYRELTAEFGTPYYTRIDAQATPEQKAKLQKLSPDAVKESELAGEPITGKLTKAPGNQAPIGGLKVVAKSGWFAARPSGTENIYKIYAESFKSESHLNAIVSEAEEMVNSALESGA